Sequence from the Cucurbita pepo subsp. pepo cultivar mu-cu-16 chromosome LG02, ASM280686v2, whole genome shotgun sequence genome:
CAGTGGGATTCCAAGCAATTTGGGAAATTGCAATCAGTTGAAGACACTGTTGCTGTATTCTAATATGTTGGAGGAAGCCATTCCAGCTGACATTGCTAAGTTACAGAAGCTAGAAGTGCTCGATCTTTCAAGGAATAGCCTCAGTGGTCCGATACCGTCTCAGCTGGGAAACTGCCTGCAGTTGTCTGTTCTTGTGCTCTCGAATCTCTTCGATCCAATTCCGAAGATCAATTACACAGACGAAGACGAACTTAGTGATGATGGTTTTAACTATTTTGCAGGCAGTATACCTGAGTCGATAACAGCCCTTCCAAAGCTGAAGATACTGTGGGCTCCTAATTCAAATCTCGAAGGCAGATTCCCTTCCAAATGGGGTAAGTGTGAAAGCTTGGAGATGATTAACTTAGCTGGTAATTACCTTTATGGGGAGCTTCCTAGTGAGCTTAGCGTCTGCAAAAAGCTCAAAGTCCTTGATTTAAGCTCCAACCGGCTTTCTGGTGAGCTCGATAAAAACCTTCCAGTTCCTTATATGTCTCTGTTTGATCTTAGTGGTAACCACTTTATTGGAGACATTCCTGTGTTCTGTGGCAATGATTGCTCGCCAAGCTCGCCACCGATGTTCTTTTCAAGGGGATATTTGGATCTTGATGATCCATCGTCTCGATATCTTGCATTTTTTACCACTAGTATTCGAGGTGCAACcccttttgaatttcttggaGATGATGACCTGATAGTACATAACTTAGGGGAGAATAACTTTACAGGAAATCTTCTGTCGTTTCCGATTCCACGTGAAAGACTGGGTAAGAAAACTGTTTATGCTTATCTTGTGGGTGGTAATAAGCTCACCGGGCCATTCCCTGATAGTATATTTGAGAAATGTGAGGACATGGGAGGACTGATCTTCAATGTTAGCAATAACAAGATATCTGGTCCATTTTCTAAGTCAATTGGTAAAAACTGTGGTTCTCTCAAGTTCTTGGATGCATCTGGTAATCAGATGACTGGTGAGGTACCTCCCAGCTTTGGTGATCTATTAGCTCTGAATCACCTGAACCTGAGCTGGAACAAGTTTCAGTATCACATACCAGCCTCTCTCGGACAGATTGCTGGTTTAAAGTACCTTTGTTTGGCTGGCAATAGCTTTAATGGTTCTATACCCTCGACCTTCGGAAAGTTGCAGGCTTTGGAGTTGCTTGATCTTGCGTATAACGATCTTTCGGGTGGAATTCCAGTCGATCTTGTTAAATTGAGAGGCCTAAAAGTTCTGCTGCTCAACAATAATTCACTCTCTGGACAGGTTCCCTCTGGTTTGGCAAATGTTACTACACTCTCTGCATTTAATGTGTCATTCAATAACTTGTCTGGTTCCTTGCCATCAAACAACATGATTAAATGTAGTGGTGCGATTGGAAACCCGTACCTACGCTCGTGCCATATGTTTTCACTGGCAGTGCCATCGTCTGAAATGCGAGGTTCAGTTGGCGACCCGAGTAGTCTTGCAGCTTCACCGTCTGATGTTGTACCACAGACTGGAGGAGGTGGCAGCTTCAATTCAATTGAGATAGCATCCATTACATCTGCCTCCGCCATTGTTTCTGTTCTTATTGCTTTGATTATCCTGTTTCTATATACCCGAAAGTGGAATTCGAGGTCTAAAGTTATTGGATCAATGAGAAGGGAAGTCACGGTTTTTACTGATATTGGGGTTTCTTTGACATTTGAGAATGTCGTTCGTGCCACAAACAATTTCAATACCAGTAACTGCATTGGCAGTGGAGGGTTTGGGGCAACTTACAAAGCAGAGATTGCATCGGGAGTGCTACTTGCAATAAAACGCCTCGCTGTTGGTCGATTTCAAGGCGTCCAACAGTTCGATGCAGAGATTAAAACTCTTGGAAGGCTGCGCCACCCGAACCTCGTCACCTTAATTGGTTACCATGCCAGTGAAACAGAGATGTTCttgatatataattatttgccAGGAGGTAATTTGGAAAAGTTCATCCAGGAGAGATCTACAAGAGCAGTGGATTGGAGAATTCTTCACAAGATCGCACTGGACATAGCCCGTGCGCTTGCATATCTTCATGATCAGTGCGTACCACGAGTCCTCCACCGCGACGTGAAACCGAGCAATATACTATTAGACGACGATTTCAATGCTTATCTCTCTGATTTTGGATTGGCCAGGCTTCTTGGGACTTCTGAAACCCATGCTACAACAGGTGTGGCTGGAACATTCGGCTACGTCGCTCCCGAATACGCCATGACTTGTCGTGTCTCTGATAAAGCAGACGTGTACAGTTACGGTGTGGTGCTTCTCGAGCTACTCTCGGACAAGAAAGCACTAGATCCCTCGTTTTCCTTGTACGGTAATGGCTTTAACATTGTAGCTTGGGCATGTATGCTGCTTCCACAGGGACGCGCCAAGGAATTCTTCACATCAGGGTTATGGGAGGTAGGCCCCCATGATGATCTGGTTGAAGTATTACACTTAGCAGTTGTGTGTACAGTCGATTCTCTGTCGACGAGGCCGACGATGAAGCAGGTGGTACGGCGGCTTAAGCAGCTTCAACCGCCGTCATGTTAGCAGGCAGGGTGATACAGCCATTTATTGACATAGTTAATTGTTAGAAGATTAGAGAGAGGCAGCTTgtaatttgtattttgttgGTATGATGACTGCAAAAGCACTGCCCCTTGGCTTATAGGTTGGTTTGTTGAGTTCCAAATTTGTAGTTAAAATATTCTCTTTGTAAATTccattattttccttttttttttttttttctataaacaaacaagaatGTTGGTTTGTGGACAAGGGAGGGATCTGTTTGATGATTCTGcagaaaggaacaaaaatgTGCAGATATCTTCCATCTTCAAATGATGTCACACTCTTCTGTATATCATATGGATTCttgtttattattgtttaataaaaagCAATACAATTGAACTCTCTTTCAATTCCTGTTTCTAAACGTTATATGTCTAAAGCTCATGAACCCGTTGTTAGAATTTGGTTGATTGACATATGGTTAAATGAtctattgtgagatcttatatcGGTTGCAGAGAGGAAGAAACGAAGCACTCTTTATAtcggtatgaaaacctctccctagtaaacacgttttaaaaccttgagactGATGACAATAACGTACTTTTACTAGCTTGCTATGAGATGGGGTCACTTCTAATGATTGTAGCATACGAGAACTATTAGGGAGTCGGTGGTTAATCTTTTCAACTAAACTCATCCTAATGGATGAAGATTCTGCCTTTGTacttttatgattatgaagaCAAGGAACCACATAGGGAGATGATGGTTGGTATGCATGAGGATGGTCTCTCCTTAATCATGATGGCGATATGAGGCCTACTGAGAAGACTGACCGTATCCATAATAGTATGATGAGATTATGAGTTGGAACTATAGGTTGTTTATTCAAGGGTCTGGGTAATCTCTTGTGAGGATAACCATCCTCTCCCCAGCCAGTTCACCATGAGGTACTCGCGATCCAGTAATCTATTCCGTAGCCAATCGCCACCACTCCGTATTAAGCCATGATTCACAATAACCTTTGAACACTCCTTACAAATGCAAATTACGTACTCCATCCATTGACAACTACGCAACTGGAAATCCGATCTTGAGGCGGCTATTATGCCGACTGTGATCGGTTGGTGTGCGATGGCTTTCATCATATAGCGTTCTCGTCGTTTTCAGGTACTTCCTCATTCTATCAATCGTTACACTCGGTGAATTCATCtgtttaaatatcaaacaaaacaattataCACTTATCTTGTTAGTTTTCggaaaaaagtgaaattgCTTAACGAATTATGAGACTAACCATTGCTGATGAGCGACAGTATTCGTCTAAACATTATAGTCGGAATAGTTGTTCTGAGTGGTGATTCACTCGTTTTCCTTTATGAATCCTCCATTACAACCACAACTCCTTGGATCAAAGTCGACCTGTTCAAAGATAATAGCTTATTTGTTTGGATTTGGTTGAATCCTTCAACCGAAGCCATATGTTCACATTTATACAGGCATCGCCATTTTGAATCCAGCCGTATGTTCACGTTTTCAGTTAACATAATATATGTTGATATATGATTTTCCAGCTTGAAGAGATACAACTTTGTTAAGTGCTAAAATATATCGATACCAAATCATGATTTGGGAGGAAACAAGTTCATAGCAAGTGTACAAAAACACAGCCAAGAGTAGCTGAGgttatccttttttttaattttttttttggtaaagtAGCTGTGAAGTAAGCTCGTCTCAAGTTACAAAATAGAGGAAATGGATATATCCCATCTTAGAACATAAGTAAATGGAAACTAAATCTTCTTTCAAGTCATTTGCTTAGGCAATCTTCtcctaaaacaaaaaacagatGCCAAATTTCAACACACTGAAGCTGCCTCAATACCTCCATCTGGAAGAGTTTGAGGTACTTCCACTAACCTAGGAGGCCTCTTCAACCTGGATTGAtccaattcaaaacaaaaacaaaaacaaaacaaaacatcttAAGCAGCAAACTCTATAGGATCTTTAGGAAGCTCTATAGCAGTAATGGGTAAGCTCCAGAAAAACTTGTTCGTTGCAGCGAAAGACGGGAAATTAACATCTTAATCCCAAAAAATCATGATCTCATAAGCAATAAGTGTAGAAGAAATGAATTGGAATGTAATACTGACCTCAAAGAAGAAATGTATTTCTCTATCTCTTGTTTCTGCTCGTCTTTAAACATAGACCACTTTTCGCTTGGATTGACTGATTCCCAGCTTTCCATATCTACCATTCAGAAATTACTTCTattgttataattattaaaaaaaaaaaaaaaaacaaaatctagaGAATACAGGCATCCCAGCTAGCTATCCAACCTTGTAGCAGAATGTTCCCTTCGCCAGCAAAGCCTCTTAATTTCCAAAAGACACGACCATTAACATCCAAAATGATGGGAACTGTCCTGGTCGCTTCTGATCTTTGTTTCTCTACAACAATAACAATATCCTCCAGGTTAAAATATGAACACCAAAATTCATTACTTCAGTTTCAACTAAAGAACAGAACTCTGGGATCAATTACACTAATTTAGTGACAGTTTTCTTGCTCAGACAAGAATTTGAATACACTTTATACGATCTGAGGGACTCACCAAGCTacctaaataataataataatgataataacgatggcaagaacaagaaagaagtTCCAGAGCATACTGTTAGATGCCAATTCCAATGCAACAAGCTTCTCAGCTTGAACTTCAGCGACGTCTCTTTTTATTTGCGCAACAATAGCATCATGCTCGGCAATCGAAAGGGGAAGACCATTCTTGGCAATAAGAGCTTTGGCAAATTCAtctttcaatttgttcttaGCCTGTTTCTCCTGTAACCAAACAACGAGgaattagtttaaatttgaaggaaaattacTTACAAGCTTTATAGATGTCACTGCCAACTTATGCTACCTTATCCTTCAGCGCAGAAAGTTTTTCTCTTACTTCCTTTTGTTTCTCCACAAAGTTAgcattttgttcttcaatccAGTTTCTCAATTTTCTGGGAGGAAAACAGagattaaatttgaaaaccaACCCAATCAAAGATTAGTATGTTGAATGGCTTTACTTACGTAGTATTGAGAGCCTCATCACAAAGGTAAGTCAATAGTCTGAGCTTTTTAGAGAAGTCTAAGTCGTCATAACAATTGTCTCCTCCATCAAAGTAATCAGGTTTGAGATCATTCATCTTAAATGAGGATGCAGAAATGCATTTCTTCAAATCCAGCAACCATGAGCTTGTGTCATTTGTGGGACTAGAGATTGCAGACCTAAGAACAGATAGAGGTTAAGATTAGAAAGTGTATGCTCAAtcaaataatagaaataaGAGCCTCAGCTTATTATAGTCATACTCTTCATCCATATCCTGCAATatcagagaaaggagttgaATATGAAATCGAACAGTCAGTGAATCATGAACTCGACCCCCCCTTCTCGGAGTTCTCTCCCGCGTTAGGTCTTTGAGTACTAACGCACCATGccctttctttaaattaaGAGCCTATCCAagaacgaaagagaaaaccaatCAACAGATACGGTACTGTGCTCTAGCTGAACTCCACATAAAGGATAATGGGTCAAAATTCCATTTTGGTCGTTACACTTTCCtttcaataaatcttaaaactgATCTCAAAAAAGTGAATTGAAACCAAAAATGATACACATACCTTACCAAAAGCTGcacaaaattctaaaaactGCAACGCATGGCCAACATCTTCTGTGGTCAGTTCAATATCTGCTACTGTGGTTAACTTAGAACATGGAGGCAAAGGAACACAGGCACCAAATTCCTTGTTCTGAATATTCATAGGTGGCTTGTTTTTCaactttgttcttttatttttcgcATCTTCTGATGTCTTGTCATATTTGTGAAT
This genomic interval carries:
- the LOC111789388 gene encoding uncharacterized protein LOC111789388 isoform X2, which translates into the protein MGSKKRVAADNNEHRAKRTKSPGVRVIGGRIYDSENGKTCHQCRQKTMDLAASCMNMKGDKLCTIKFCHKCLINRYGEKAEEVMLKGDWKCPRCRGLCNCSVCMKKKGLKPTGLLVHTAKATGYSSVSEMLLVNGSECLDHAKDTAFEVASPNKHASEDENQIPNSEKKELKDMKRKELKEISNGNKVDVKCIEETLKKQTEANGTNECLSTKKKSSKKRASEDAGERNSLCHEDASCHLITAEESTEVKDLDIHKYDKTSEDAKNKRTKLKNKPPMNIQNKEFGACVPLPPCSKLTTVADIELTTEDVGHALQFLEFCAAFGKALNLKKGHGALVLKDLTRERTPRRGGRVHDSLTVRFHIQLLSLILQDMDEESAISSPTNDTSSWLLDLKKCISASSFKMNDLKPDYFDGGDNCYDDLDFSKKLRLLTYLCDEALNTTKLRNWIEEQNANFVEKQKEVREKLSALKDKEKQAKNKLKDEFAKALIAKNGLPLSIAEHDAIVAQIKRDVAEVQAEKLVALELASNKKQRSEATRTVPIILDVNGRVFWKLRGFAGEGNILLQDMESWESVNPSEKWSMFKDEQKQEIEKYISSLRLKRPPRLVEVPQTLPDGGIEAASVC
- the LOC111788728 gene encoding LRR receptor-like serine/threonine-protein kinase RPK2, with amino-acid sequence MGTSLLSFSVIKWFSSCVNTLPILTSKLFLLFCFVILFQTEVILGDSDKSVLLQFKNAVSDPSGLLASWTASGSDCCVWFGVSCDLNSRVVSLNISGNGGGGHLCSDSSKFPLYGLGIRRGCVGIRGSLIGKIPPVIGKLTELRSLSLPFNGFEGGIPPEIFGLENLEVLDLEGNSVTGVLRDDFHRLGKLRVLNLGFNRLTGEIPSSLSGCASLEILNLAGNRLNGIIPRFVGRLRGLYLSFNLFSGTIPSELGNNCGKLEHLDLSGNYLVSGIPSNLGNCNQLKTLLLYSNMLEEAIPADIAKLQKLEVLDLSRNSLSGPIPSQLGNCLQLSVLVLSNLFDPIPKINYTDEDELSDDGFNYFAGSIPESITALPKLKILWAPNSNLEGRFPSKWGKCESLEMINLAGNYLYGELPSELSVCKKLKVLDLSSNRLSGELDKNLPVPYMSLFDLSGNHFIGDIPVFCGNDCSPSSPPMFFSRGYLDLDDPSSRYLAFFTTSIRGATPFEFLGDDDLIVHNLGENNFTGNLLSFPIPRERLGKKTVYAYLVGGNKLTGPFPDSIFEKCEDMGGLIFNVSNNKISGPFSKSIGKNCGSLKFLDASGNQMTGEVPPSFGDLLALNHLNLSWNKFQYHIPASLGQIAGLKYLCLAGNSFNGSIPSTFGKLQALELLDLAYNDLSGGIPVDLVKLRGLKVLLLNNNSLSGQVPSGLANVTTLSAFNVSFNNLSGSLPSNNMIKCSGAIGNPYLRSCHMFSLAVPSSEMRGSVGDPSSLAASPSDVVPQTGGGGSFNSIEIASITSASAIVSVLIALIILFLYTRKWNSRSKVIGSMRREVTVFTDIGVSLTFENVVRATNNFNTSNCIGSGGFGATYKAEIASGVLLAIKRLAVGRFQGVQQFDAEIKTLGRLRHPNLVTLIGYHASETEMFLIYNYLPGGNLEKFIQERSTRAVDWRILHKIALDIARALAYLHDQCVPRVLHRDVKPSNILLDDDFNAYLSDFGLARLLGTSETHATTGVAGTFGYVAPEYAMTCRVSDKADVYSYGVVLLELLSDKKALDPSFSLYGNGFNIVAWACMLLPQGRAKEFFTSGLWEVGPHDDLVEVLHLAVVCTVDSLSTRPTMKQVVRRLKQLQPPSC
- the LOC111789388 gene encoding uncharacterized protein LOC111789388 isoform X1, which produces MGSKKRVAADNNEHRAKRTKSPGVRVIGGRIYDSENGKTCHQCRQKTMDLAASCMNMKGDKLCTIKFCHKCLINRYGEKAEEVMLKGDWKCPRCRGLCNCSVCMKKKGLKPTGLLVHTAKATGYSSVSEMLLVNGSECLDHAKDTAFEVASPNKHASEDEVSVMISPRNEGKENSLNGNNESNLNLQNQIPNSEKKELKDMKRKELKEISNGNKVDVKCIEETLKKQTEANGTNECLSTKKKSSKKRASEDAGERNSLCHEDASCHLITAEESTEVKDLDIHKYDKTSEDAKNKRTKLKNKPPMNIQNKEFGACVPLPPCSKLTTVADIELTTEDVGHALQFLEFCAAFGKALNLKKGHGALVLKDLTRERTPRRGGRVHDSLTVRFHIQLLSLILQDMDEESAISSPTNDTSSWLLDLKKCISASSFKMNDLKPDYFDGGDNCYDDLDFSKKLRLLTYLCDEALNTTKLRNWIEEQNANFVEKQKEVREKLSALKDKEKQAKNKLKDEFAKALIAKNGLPLSIAEHDAIVAQIKRDVAEVQAEKLVALELASNKKQRSEATRTVPIILDVNGRVFWKLRGFAGEGNILLQDMESWESVNPSEKWSMFKDEQKQEIEKYISSLRLKRPPRLVEVPQTLPDGGIEAASVC